One window from the genome of Pseudomonas fluorescens encodes:
- a CDS encoding DUF2867 domain-containing protein: MPREFELIVSVPVPLRSGVTHLYTSMDLADAFAIRLPAGTSRDPDLLARFILSHQPSWIGWLMSVRDAIVACFGLKTARHLASLANRVGIFKVYSTNQTEIVLGEDDKHLDFRISILCSEEAEPAGSRQLVFSTVVQCHNRLGRAYIFVIAPFHRLVVKASLLRAARVGWPLATCSSG, encoded by the coding sequence ATGCCCCGAGAATTTGAGCTCATTGTGTCAGTACCGGTCCCCTTGAGGTCCGGCGTCACCCACCTTTACACGTCGATGGACCTGGCGGACGCTTTTGCGATTCGGCTCCCGGCGGGCACATCCCGCGATCCGGATTTGCTGGCTCGATTCATCCTTTCTCACCAGCCATCCTGGATCGGATGGCTCATGAGCGTCCGAGACGCTATCGTTGCCTGTTTTGGTCTCAAGACAGCCAGGCATTTGGCATCACTTGCCAATCGGGTTGGCATCTTCAAGGTCTACAGCACGAACCAGACTGAAATCGTCTTGGGAGAGGACGACAAGCACCTCGACTTCCGGATATCGATCCTCTGTTCTGAAGAGGCAGAGCCAGCAGGCAGTCGCCAACTCGTTTTTTCAACCGTGGTCCAGTGCCACAACCGGCTAGGCCGGGCCTACATCTTCGTCATTGCCCCCTTTCACCGCCTGGTTGTCAAGGCCAGCCTCCTGCGTGCAGCGCGCGTCGGTTGGCCTCTGGCTACTTGCTCCTCAGGTTGA
- a CDS encoding DJ-1/PfpI family protein: MKKIVLVAFDQFTDIDLFLMWDILGRNTEDWHVRILASSAVVRSAHGLPVSVHGPLSEANSADAVLFVSGREGVPAALADPDFLPSFELDARRQRIGSICAGAFILERLGLLNGQATTHPDARSGLQALGLEPVDQPLVCQGNVATAGGCLSALYLVGWLVESWFDVDKRRAMLGPVLPAGQQALYDALIELSIRQGKVGASTTSSHF, encoded by the coding sequence TTGAAGAAAATCGTTCTGGTTGCTTTCGACCAATTCACGGATATCGACCTGTTCCTGATGTGGGACATTCTAGGCCGCAACACTGAAGACTGGCACGTCCGCATATTGGCTTCCAGTGCTGTCGTGCGTTCGGCGCACGGTCTGCCTGTTTCGGTGCACGGTCCACTTTCCGAGGCCAATAGTGCCGACGCGGTATTGTTCGTCAGCGGCAGGGAAGGGGTACCCGCTGCACTTGCCGATCCAGATTTCCTGCCGTCGTTTGAACTTGACGCCAGGCGCCAGCGAATCGGCTCTATATGCGCCGGCGCTTTCATTCTCGAACGGCTTGGGCTGCTCAATGGCCAGGCAACTACACACCCGGATGCACGATCGGGCTTGCAAGCGCTGGGACTCGAGCCCGTGGACCAGCCTCTTGTATGCCAGGGGAACGTTGCAACTGCGGGCGGATGCCTTTCGGCGCTCTATCTGGTGGGATGGTTGGTTGAATCCTGGTTCGATGTCGACAAGCGCCGTGCGATGTTGGGCCCTGTTCTGCCCGCTGGGCAGCAAGCGCTCTATGATGCCTTGATCGAGCTCAGTATCCGGCAAGGAAAAGTGGGCGCCTCAACAACATCCAGCCACTTCTGA
- a CDS encoding TetR/AcrR family transcriptional regulator: MKKLTRHHWIAAGFEALDQIGHVGVSAESLSRRLGVTRGSFYHHFRNREDFVRTLLAAWEEDYTERMLAYAAQGRSAGEILKRYLSIATEKQPGREVSIRAWSLHDPLVSEFQQRVDTRRLDFAIRSCRRLAPMPGEAEVIGQLAHLCLIGGQQAGLRRDAARFNGFLHRAFSLFEGALPPWRADSRAQAVDDI; this comes from the coding sequence GTGAAAAAACTGACTCGTCACCATTGGATCGCGGCTGGTTTTGAGGCCCTCGACCAAATAGGGCATGTTGGCGTTTCGGCCGAGAGTCTATCGCGCCGATTGGGTGTGACCCGCGGATCGTTCTATCACCATTTCCGCAATCGCGAAGATTTTGTCCGCACCTTGCTGGCCGCTTGGGAAGAAGACTACACGGAGCGTATGCTCGCCTATGCGGCCCAGGGTCGCAGCGCGGGCGAAATCTTGAAACGCTACTTGAGTATTGCCACAGAGAAACAACCGGGACGGGAAGTTTCCATCCGAGCCTGGTCGCTGCACGACCCGTTGGTAAGCGAGTTTCAGCAGCGTGTCGACACAAGACGACTGGACTTCGCGATACGGTCGTGCCGCCGCTTGGCCCCTATGCCAGGTGAAGCAGAAGTGATTGGCCAGCTAGCCCATCTGTGCCTGATCGGTGGTCAACAGGCAGGGCTGCGGCGTGATGCCGCTCGCTTCAACGGTTTCCTGCATCGAGCCTTTTCACTTTTCGAAGGGGCTCTTCCACCGTGGCGGGCCGATTCCCGCGCCCAAGCTGTCGATGACATCTAA
- a CDS encoding LysE family translocator → MSDLSLLLAFIAAASVLTVTPGVDTAMVLRATATGGRRSAAMAAIGIVLGCLVWGAAVSLGLGALLQASEWAYLALKIVGAAYLVWLGVKLLLRPRTTLQGQGNENMAASARGAFIRGLLTNLLNPKIGVFYITFLPQFVPSGASVASYSFFLAVLHVLLTLAWFGILVAATVPLSNFLKRPAALKALDRLTGGVFVAFGLKLAVSNPA, encoded by the coding sequence ATGAGCGATTTATCCCTGCTGCTTGCCTTCATCGCTGCTGCGTCAGTGCTCACTGTGACCCCCGGCGTGGACACAGCCATGGTGCTTCGCGCTACAGCGACCGGCGGTCGACGTTCGGCGGCGATGGCTGCTATCGGTATCGTGCTCGGGTGCCTGGTGTGGGGAGCCGCGGTGTCACTGGGGCTAGGTGCCCTGTTGCAAGCTTCGGAGTGGGCTTACCTTGCGCTGAAAATTGTCGGTGCCGCGTACCTTGTCTGGCTGGGTGTAAAACTGCTGCTGCGACCCAGGACGACGCTGCAAGGGCAGGGGAACGAGAACATGGCGGCCTCTGCCCGTGGCGCCTTTATTCGCGGTTTATTGACGAACCTGCTGAACCCCAAGATAGGTGTCTTCTACATCACGTTCCTCCCCCAGTTTGTCCCGAGTGGCGCGAGCGTGGCCAGTTACTCCTTCTTCCTTGCGGTGTTACACGTGCTGTTGACGCTGGCCTGGTTTGGCATTCTGGTAGCGGCTACGGTGCCGTTGAGCAATTTCCTGAAACGCCCGGCGGCCCTGAAGGCGCTTGACCGACTCACGGGCGGTGTTTTTGTCGCGTTTGGGCTCAAGTTGGCTGTTTCCAATCCGGCTTGA
- a CDS encoding MFS transporter — MRINPPLVALAIGAFGIGVTEFAPMGMLPGIAADLGVSIPAAGLLVSAYALGVLLGAPLMTLTTGRIPRRYLLIGLMAIFTLGNLMSALATDYYSLMIARVVTSLNHGAFFGVGSIVAASVVAPDKRAGAVAAMFMGLTLATIGGVPLATWFGELFGWRTAFWGITGLGGVTMAALWFALPNLQMSQGVGVLAEIRVLGRGPVLGALALTVVGSGAMFTVFTYIAPILSNETHGSTAYITAMLVLFGVGLTLGNMWGGKAADRSIDRTLIVSLSVLILVLLAFTVLMRWPLPAAVAILIWGIASFALVPPLQMRVMEAAKDAPNLASAVNIGAFNLGNAIGAALGGAVINAGQGYPAIALAGAAMAGLGLLMVLAFAWRSRVVAAAAL, encoded by the coding sequence ATGCGTATCAATCCACCACTTGTTGCACTCGCCATCGGTGCCTTTGGCATCGGCGTTACCGAGTTCGCCCCCATGGGCATGTTGCCGGGCATCGCTGCGGATCTCGGTGTTTCCATTCCTGCCGCCGGACTGTTGGTCAGTGCCTACGCCCTGGGCGTACTGCTCGGCGCGCCGCTGATGACCCTGACCACCGGCAGGATCCCCCGGCGCTATCTGCTGATCGGGCTCATGGCGATTTTCACCCTGGGTAATCTGATGTCAGCCCTGGCGACCGATTACTACAGCCTCATGATCGCCAGGGTGGTGACTTCACTGAACCACGGTGCGTTCTTCGGCGTTGGCTCCATCGTCGCCGCCAGCGTGGTCGCCCCGGACAAACGTGCCGGGGCGGTTGCGGCAATGTTCATGGGCCTGACCCTGGCGACCATCGGCGGCGTGCCGCTGGCCACCTGGTTCGGCGAACTGTTCGGTTGGCGCACAGCATTCTGGGGTATTACCGGGCTCGGCGGGGTGACCATGGCCGCGCTGTGGTTCGCCTTGCCCAACCTGCAAATGTCGCAAGGCGTCGGTGTGCTGGCTGAAATTCGGGTACTGGGCCGTGGCCCGGTGCTGGGGGCGTTGGCCCTGACCGTCGTCGGCTCGGGTGCAATGTTTACCGTCTTCACTTACATCGCGCCGATCCTCAGCAACGAGACCCACGGGTCCACCGCTTACATCACCGCCATGCTGGTGCTGTTCGGTGTGGGGTTGACGCTGGGCAACATGTGGGGTGGCAAGGCCGCGGATCGCTCGATAGACCGCACTCTGATCGTTTCGCTGAGCGTGCTGATTCTCGTGTTGCTGGCGTTCACCGTCCTGATGCGCTGGCCGCTGCCGGCTGCGGTTGCCATCCTGATATGGGGGATCGCCAGCTTCGCCCTGGTGCCGCCACTACAGATGCGCGTCATGGAAGCCGCCAAGGACGCGCCCAACCTGGCCTCGGCAGTGAACATCGGTGCCTTCAACCTCGGCAACGCGATAGGTGCGGCACTGGGCGGCGCAGTGATCAATGCCGGGCAGGGTTATCCGGCGATTGCCCTGGCCGGCGCGGCCATGGCGGGTCTGGGGCTGCTGATGGTGCTGGCTTTTGCCTGGCGTTCCAGAGTCGTTGCGGCCGCGGCGCTGTGA